From Coraliomargarita parva, one genomic window encodes:
- a CDS encoding LacI family DNA-binding transcriptional regulator, with amino-acid sequence MNCVANRSEMFSVTFVPKKTSNSDKRPTIYDVATLAGVSHMTVSRVLNGKQVVRPATVAKVEAAVNALGYRPDPVLSALAAYRSTSHPASSLSNLAFLDRDQTEYSAVVYEGVKAEAILNGYSVERHVLMHDLKQQLQLARMLYNRGVRGLLFGPSFEEWKFSDWDWSRFAMVSLGAVMHEPHMDSVCMNYFEGAFQACQILRERGCYRIGFAVNPFIEKRTGHRWLGGYAAAVGLRNQVVLDGAWPTNESDFSAWCDANQLDGVLVANESLLSYWHGNPRHFVMLNHVNQFNDSTIMRIHLDPKQIGAEGVRLLHQSILRNELGLSKKPKKIALEGTWL; translated from the coding sequence ATGAATTGCGTTGCCAATAGAAGTGAAATGTTTTCAGTAACATTCGTGCCAAAAAAAACTTCAAACAGTGACAAGCGTCCTACGATTTATGATGTGGCGACGTTGGCGGGTGTGAGTCACATGACCGTTTCGCGGGTGCTGAATGGGAAACAAGTCGTTCGTCCCGCGACTGTGGCAAAAGTTGAAGCGGCTGTTAATGCCTTGGGCTATCGTCCGGATCCCGTGCTTTCCGCTTTGGCGGCCTATCGGTCGACCAGTCATCCCGCGAGTAGTTTGTCGAATCTTGCTTTCCTCGACCGTGACCAGACCGAATACAGCGCAGTGGTTTACGAAGGAGTGAAAGCGGAAGCCATTTTAAACGGCTACAGTGTCGAACGGCATGTTCTGATGCATGATCTCAAGCAACAATTACAACTTGCCCGGATGCTGTATAACCGGGGTGTGCGGGGACTTTTGTTTGGTCCTTCGTTTGAAGAATGGAAATTCTCCGACTGGGATTGGTCTCGATTTGCCATGGTGTCCTTGGGTGCGGTGATGCACGAACCGCACATGGACTCGGTTTGTATGAATTATTTTGAGGGTGCGTTTCAGGCCTGCCAGATCTTACGCGAGCGTGGATGCTATCGAATCGGTTTTGCGGTTAATCCCTTTATTGAAAAGCGCACGGGCCATCGCTGGTTAGGGGGCTATGCCGCAGCGGTCGGCTTGCGAAACCAAGTGGTGTTGGATGGGGCATGGCCAACGAATGAGTCCGACTTTTCGGCTTGGTGCGATGCGAACCAATTGGATGGCGTCCTGGTGGCTAACGAATCGCTACTTTCATACTGGCACGGGAACCCACGTCATTTCGTTATGCTTAACCACGTCAATCAGTTCAATGACTCAACGATTATGCGTATCCATCTGGACCCGAAGCAGATTGGAGCGGAAGGCGTGCGCCTACTGCACCAATCCATCTTGCGGAACGAATTGGGCTTATCCAAAAAGCCAAAGAAGATCGCCCTCGAGGGAACCTGGTTGTAA
- a CDS encoding glycosyl hydrolase family 28-related protein — MPPTTRIRFSQQIIQNLALAFCIIQMIGCANEPANAVADTSPESPRIGDRHPATHAIYPESAFYHNGGRVIDVTQPPFNAKGDGKTDDTAALVKAYDFIADTVRQRIEDGVYWPIADMYTIYLPDGEYLVSDTIVYSGEALAYRKKYAVSEGLNHIRYQGESREGTVIRLKDHATGFEAGEAKPIISLARREDNNIQTFNCIENLTIDSGSGNPGAIAINYAGANKSSLRNLLIKSGDGQGVAGIRILTSPSMGYHADFTVVGFNYGIWMIPYHMTHNAFEYVTLKGQKEAAITLEDATASLRAIDVIDCEGPALIQRGPGSQVAIIDSALGGLEKSVASAAIELKKGTIFTRNITSSHYVNAMQSTLFDAPTGTNIDEFTYPAPLAIPGTLTSGNLRSLNLPIEDEPPVRFPDTPDGWADVDDYLSESEKSKEVPDYREALQAALNSGKAFVLFGRQQKYYISGPVTVPPTVKVINGLHTILIGEKTSKKPIFIIKNDAPDPLTIENIQINHNSVSHQAPRTLCLRNFGTRGSKAYVNQNSESGVKLFLTNATNLGKVDGGFNNQKIWARWIDTESGTDTNFPFQSSDVWVFGFKTEKNQICFAAKDGTRLEVLGGQANQYCQEKFLIDGYSPNPVFLVEDSEASIFAGTNGPSRDHFGYKTLLTVKEGNESWSYDKEEAPKRIGRKGQAFLPLTVIRQE, encoded by the coding sequence ATGCCCCCAACCACTCGTATCCGATTCTCCCAGCAAATCATTCAAAATCTGGCACTCGCATTCTGTATCATTCAGATGATCGGATGCGCAAACGAACCGGCCAATGCGGTCGCTGACACCAGCCCGGAAAGTCCCCGTATCGGCGATCGTCACCCCGCCACCCATGCGATTTACCCGGAGAGCGCTTTCTATCATAACGGTGGGCGTGTGATCGACGTCACCCAACCGCCCTTCAATGCGAAAGGTGACGGCAAGACCGATGACACGGCAGCGCTGGTCAAGGCCTACGACTTCATTGCCGACACTGTTCGTCAGCGAATCGAAGACGGCGTCTATTGGCCCATCGCCGACATGTATACCATCTATCTCCCGGATGGCGAATACCTTGTCTCCGATACCATCGTCTACTCGGGAGAGGCACTCGCCTACCGAAAGAAATACGCCGTCAGCGAAGGACTGAACCATATCCGCTATCAGGGGGAAAGCCGTGAAGGCACGGTCATCCGCTTGAAAGACCACGCCACAGGATTTGAGGCAGGTGAAGCCAAGCCTATCATCTCCCTCGCCCGAAGAGAGGATAACAATATACAGACCTTTAATTGCATCGAAAACCTCACAATTGACAGCGGCTCCGGTAACCCCGGCGCGATCGCGATTAATTATGCCGGAGCCAACAAGAGCTCGCTTCGTAATTTGCTAATTAAATCCGGCGACGGCCAGGGAGTTGCAGGCATTCGGATTCTCACTAGTCCCTCCATGGGCTATCATGCCGATTTCACCGTCGTAGGATTCAACTACGGCATCTGGATGATCCCCTATCATATGACCCACAACGCCTTCGAGTATGTGACACTCAAAGGTCAAAAAGAAGCCGCCATCACACTAGAGGACGCCACCGCATCACTCCGCGCCATTGATGTAATCGACTGCGAAGGTCCCGCACTGATTCAACGCGGCCCGGGCAGCCAAGTCGCGATTATCGACAGCGCGCTGGGTGGCTTAGAAAAGAGCGTAGCTTCTGCAGCCATCGAGCTAAAGAAAGGCACTATTTTCACAAGAAACATTACGAGCAGTCATTATGTAAATGCGATGCAATCGACTCTCTTTGACGCTCCTACAGGAACCAACATCGACGAGTTCACTTACCCCGCGCCACTGGCGATCCCGGGAACTCTGACAAGCGGCAACCTGCGTTCACTGAATCTACCGATCGAAGACGAACCGCCCGTGCGCTTCCCTGATACGCCTGACGGTTGGGCCGATGTAGATGACTACCTCTCTGAATCCGAAAAGTCGAAGGAAGTGCCGGATTACCGCGAGGCTCTGCAAGCCGCACTGAACAGCGGCAAGGCCTTTGTCCTCTTCGGACGGCAACAGAAATACTACATCAGCGGCCCCGTCACAGTGCCCCCGACCGTGAAAGTGATCAACGGGCTCCATACGATTCTGATTGGTGAGAAAACGAGCAAAAAACCGATCTTCATCATCAAAAATGATGCACCGGATCCACTGACAATCGAGAATATCCAGATCAATCATAACAGCGTCTCCCACCAGGCTCCGAGAACCCTTTGTCTCCGGAATTTCGGGACGCGTGGCAGCAAAGCCTACGTCAATCAAAACTCTGAATCCGGCGTCAAACTCTTCCTTACCAATGCGACCAATCTGGGTAAAGTGGACGGTGGATTCAACAATCAGAAAATCTGGGCCCGATGGATCGATACCGAATCGGGCACGGACACGAACTTCCCCTTTCAGTCTTCCGACGTTTGGGTCTTCGGATTTAAGACGGAAAAGAATCAGATCTGCTTTGCCGCAAAAGACGGCACACGTCTGGAGGTCCTAGGCGGTCAAGCGAATCAGTATTGCCAGGAAAAATTCCTGATCGATGGTTACTCACCAAATCCTGTCTTTCTGGTGGAAGATTCCGAAGCCAGCATCTTCGCGGGCACCAACGGCCCCAGCCGCGACCACTTTGGCTACAAGACCCTGCTCACAGTGAAGGAAGGCAATGAAAGCTGGTCCTACGACAAAGAGGAAGCTCCCAAACGCATCGGTCGCAAAGGACAAGCCTTCCTGCCACTGACTGTGATTCGCCAAGAGTAA
- a CDS encoding alpha/beta hydrolase, which produces MKLPHSFRPKATTCALLLGLVALGATQPCMAGVKRKLEIPSESMGKQIPAFAIVPDSYKESTDTYPVVYLLHGKGGTYSHWQNAAPLTDLADQYQTIIICPDGDKDSWYLDSPDRADSQYMTHIVKEVVDYVDATLRTKASREYRAIAGNSMGGHGAMLAALKHPDVFGAVGSMSGVLDLMPYIDSSLGASISKRIGDQATYPERWKEASVIENLDGLKDGELAIIIDCGTGDHFLRTSRAVHEALKKAKINHMYIERTGGHTWSYWKTEIEYQMLFFHKYFEKAKTVSE; this is translated from the coding sequence ATGAAACTCCCACATTCATTCCGCCCTAAAGCAACCACATGTGCCCTCCTGCTCGGACTCGTCGCTCTCGGTGCCACCCAACCCTGCATGGCAGGTGTAAAGCGGAAGCTGGAGATTCCCAGCGAATCCATGGGCAAGCAGATCCCCGCCTTTGCCATTGTTCCGGATTCTTACAAGGAGTCCACCGACACTTACCCGGTGGTCTATCTGCTCCATGGTAAAGGTGGCACCTACTCCCACTGGCAAAACGCCGCACCTCTCACCGATCTGGCTGACCAATACCAGACCATCATCATTTGCCCGGACGGCGACAAGGACAGTTGGTATCTGGACTCTCCGGATCGTGCCGACAGTCAATACATGACCCATATCGTGAAGGAAGTCGTGGACTATGTGGACGCCACACTCCGCACCAAAGCCAGTCGCGAATACCGTGCCATCGCAGGCAACAGCATGGGCGGCCATGGGGCCATGCTTGCCGCACTCAAGCATCCCGATGTATTCGGTGCCGTTGGCAGCATGAGCGGGGTTCTGGACTTGATGCCCTACATCGATTCAAGCCTCGGCGCGAGCATTAGCAAACGGATCGGCGATCAAGCGACCTATCCCGAACGTTGGAAAGAGGCCTCCGTGATTGAGAACCTCGACGGATTGAAAGACGGCGAGCTCGCGATCATTATCGATTGTGGCACCGGAGACCATTTTCTCAGAACCAGCCGTGCCGTCCATGAGGCCCTGAAAAAGGCAAAGATCAACCACATGTATATCGAACGCACCGGCGGGCACACCTGGAGCTACTGGAAGACAGAAATCGAGTATCAGATGCTTTTCTTCCATAAATATTTTGAGAAAGCTAAGACCGTATCGGAATAA
- a CDS encoding FAD-dependent oxidoreductase: MESINLPITASYDVIVVGGGPSGSNAAIAAARAGQKVLLIEKHGFLGGSLTAMGVGPMMSFHNPAGEQVVLGQPEELIQRMMAKDASPGHIPDSVTYCSTVTPFESEALKIELELMLREAGAEILYHTHFASAHKDENGQIESITVCNKAGLQTYGAKVFVDATGDGDLLATLGVKFAKGRAGDEAMQPMTMNLKIGNVDMAAVRRDVEDNPDNFEFDLGVEEGLKRLRATPRVSLKAYRHTWAAAKERGEVDVPREFVLFFETATAGVVIVNTSRIQGLDATNPFDLSKAETIGRRQNLQIFNFLKRHCAGFEHAIMMSGASQIGVRESRRAEGLYCLTGEDLLSGKNFEDPIALGGYPIDIHSPDKVETNSQHLDDHIQYQIPMRCLLAAQPSNLVIAGRCISANHDALAAIRVTPIAMAIGQAAGTIAAVSAQTATPANQVPYAAVRKLLLENGAKLP; the protein is encoded by the coding sequence ATGGAATCCATCAATCTACCGATCACCGCCAGCTATGACGTCATCGTCGTCGGCGGTGGGCCCTCGGGCTCCAACGCCGCGATTGCCGCCGCCCGCGCGGGTCAAAAGGTCCTCTTGATCGAAAAACACGGCTTTCTCGGCGGCTCGCTCACCGCCATGGGCGTCGGCCCGATGATGAGCTTCCACAACCCTGCCGGTGAGCAGGTCGTGCTGGGCCAACCGGAGGAGCTCATTCAACGCATGATGGCCAAGGACGCCAGCCCCGGCCACATCCCGGACAGTGTCACCTATTGCAGCACGGTCACTCCCTTTGAAAGTGAGGCTTTGAAAATCGAGTTGGAGCTGATGCTCCGTGAAGCCGGTGCCGAGATCCTCTACCACACCCATTTTGCAAGCGCCCACAAAGACGAGAATGGGCAGATCGAATCCATCACCGTCTGCAACAAGGCCGGCCTGCAGACTTACGGGGCAAAGGTCTTTGTCGATGCGACCGGAGACGGCGACCTGCTTGCCACGCTCGGGGTCAAATTTGCCAAAGGCCGCGCCGGCGACGAAGCCATGCAGCCGATGACGATGAACCTGAAGATCGGAAACGTCGACATGGCTGCCGTCCGCCGTGATGTGGAAGATAATCCGGATAACTTTGAATTCGATCTCGGCGTCGAAGAAGGTCTCAAACGCCTGCGGGCAACCCCACGCGTCAGCCTGAAAGCCTACCGACATACCTGGGCGGCCGCCAAGGAACGGGGCGAGGTCGATGTGCCGCGCGAGTTTGTTCTCTTCTTTGAAACCGCCACCGCCGGCGTCGTCATCGTCAACACCTCGCGTATCCAAGGTTTGGATGCGACCAATCCCTTCGATCTGAGCAAGGCCGAGACGATCGGCCGCCGGCAAAACCTCCAGATATTCAATTTCCTCAAGCGTCATTGCGCCGGTTTTGAGCATGCCATCATGATGAGCGGCGCGTCACAGATCGGCGTCCGCGAAAGCCGCCGCGCCGAAGGGCTCTACTGCCTGACTGGTGAAGACCTTCTCTCGGGTAAAAACTTCGAGGACCCGATCGCGCTGGGCGGCTATCCGATCGATATCCACTCTCCGGACAAGGTGGAAACCAACTCCCAACATCTGGACGACCACATCCAGTATCAGATCCCCATGCGTTGTCTGCTCGCCGCACAGCCGAGCAATCTCGTCATCGCAGGCCGCTGCATCAGCGCGAATCACGACGCCTTGGCCGCCATTCGCGTGACCCCGATCGCCATGGCCATCGGACAAGCCGCCGGCACCATTGCCGCCGTCTCTGCGCAAACGGCCACACCCGCCAACCAAGTGCCCTATGCCGCCGTCAGGAAGCTGCTCCTAGAAAATGGAGCCAAACTGCCGTAA